In a single window of the Dinghuibacter silviterrae genome:
- a CDS encoding solute:sodium symporter family transporter — MIASFLLFTSIIAFVAWRQTRKTEVNTLSGLFLAGRSLGFLVVGGGLLFANINTATIIGENELVYTNNMTVIAWGVTSVFAMLLVSEFIMPIYLRTGIATTPEYLSRRYDRSTGTLVSVIFLVSYIVNLLPTVLYGGAVAFNALFDVSGLLHIGYWPSVWILVWLMGAIGCLYSILGGLRAIAVSDTLLGMGLFAGGILLPFFALRYLGHGDLGAGLRTVLGSHREHFNSIGRTGDPIPFPALFTGMLLVNLYYWGTEQYIVQQVLASRDLKTCQQGIAVACLGKLFSPLLLNIPGLIAVHVFSRLRNTAEVFPALAALVSPPFISGYIAAIIFGAGLSTFNAGLNSSSTLFILNIYRPWRLSKGVHVEERSMVRAAKRFELGVCFLAMTIAPFLVFARHGFYTYIQTVNGFFNVPIFTIIFVGMLTKRVPALAAKAGLLFFILCYGLTQTVFPVPLHFLHVLALLFVLTAGLMLIVGRIRPMAEPYQSVANAKVELTPWKNRYYYAVALLAVMVAIFMLFSPLGLAK, encoded by the coding sequence ATGATTGCGAGCTTTCTTCTTTTTACGTCCATCATTGCCTTTGTCGCCTGGCGGCAGACCAGGAAGACCGAAGTCAATACCCTGAGCGGCCTCTTCCTCGCCGGAAGGAGTCTCGGGTTCCTGGTCGTAGGGGGCGGTTTGCTGTTTGCCAATATCAATACCGCAACGATTATCGGGGAAAACGAGTTGGTGTATACCAACAATATGACGGTGATCGCCTGGGGCGTAACGTCGGTGTTTGCCATGCTGCTGGTGTCCGAATTTATCATGCCGATCTACCTGCGGACGGGCATTGCGACAACTCCTGAATACCTGTCCAGGCGGTATGACCGGTCGACGGGGACGTTGGTATCGGTTATTTTCCTGGTGAGTTATATCGTCAACCTGCTGCCGACGGTATTGTACGGAGGCGCTGTCGCCTTCAATGCCCTGTTTGATGTATCCGGCCTTTTGCACATCGGTTATTGGCCCTCGGTCTGGATACTGGTTTGGCTCATGGGTGCCATCGGTTGTCTGTACAGTATACTCGGCGGCCTCCGGGCGATAGCGGTGTCGGATACGTTGCTGGGCATGGGCCTTTTTGCCGGAGGCATTTTGCTGCCCTTTTTCGCCCTACGGTACCTGGGGCATGGCGACCTGGGCGCCGGTCTTCGCACGGTCCTGGGGAGTCACCGGGAACATTTCAACAGCATCGGTCGTACCGGTGACCCGATCCCGTTCCCGGCCCTGTTCACGGGTATGTTGTTGGTTAATCTGTATTACTGGGGGACCGAGCAATACATCGTCCAGCAGGTGCTGGCCTCCCGGGACCTGAAAACCTGCCAGCAGGGCATTGCGGTGGCCTGCCTGGGGAAGCTGTTTTCGCCGCTGCTGCTGAATATCCCGGGTTTGATCGCCGTGCATGTATTCAGCCGCCTGCGCAATACGGCCGAGGTCTTTCCCGCATTGGCGGCACTGGTGTCTCCCCCTTTTATCTCGGGGTACATCGCTGCGATCATCTTCGGCGCCGGGTTGAGCACGTTCAATGCGGGTTTGAACAGCAGCAGCACCCTTTTTATCCTCAACATTTACCGGCCCTGGCGGTTGTCGAAAGGGGTACATGTGGAGGAGCGGTCCATGGTGCGCGCCGCAAAGCGTTTCGAACTGGGCGTTTGTTTTTTGGCAATGACGATCGCCCCTTTCCTGGTGTTTGCCCGGCACGGGTTTTATACCTATATACAAACGGTCAATGGCTTTTTTAACGTACCGATCTTCACCATCATTTTCGTCGGCATGCTGACAAAGCGGGTGCCGGCGCTGGCGGCAAAGGCGGGGCTCTTGTTCTTTATACTTTGCTATGGACTTACACAAACCGTTTTCCCGGTTCCGCTTCATTTCCTCCACGTGCTGGCCCTGTTGTTTGTATTGACGGCCGGGTTGATGCTGATCGTGGGCCGTATCCGGCCGATGGCTGAACCGTATCAATCCGTAGCAAATGCAAAGGTCGAACTGACACCCTGGAAGAACCGGTACTATTATGCGGTCGCATTGCTGGCGGTGATGGTCGCCATATTTATGCTGTTTTCGCCCCTGGGACTGGCGAAATAG
- a CDS encoding RagB/SusD family nutrient uptake outer membrane protein: protein MKKSFGIILIITTLCACKKVLDIQPTSSFTTDAVWTSPALVQVFVNEIYAESVFAFKDGGFGWGSQTDELYSNFNWCNENQYVQGQATPDNQGSSFPLNYSRTLNFWPTLYSTIQKCNTYFQNIGMLDTVGNQAQIVSMTGQVHFLRALCYFELLKRFGGVPLITKVYTTNDTKFTETRATWDSTEAFILSDISAALPGLQPAAPSGQEGTATTGAALALKSRLLLYAASPYFNTTNDMTRWQAAADAALAVINLNQYSLYGSSASYGKIFTDFFNPEVIFARVYGDVYEDRYNTVYRDLSPNGYNGYSAYNVLEQMVEAFQMNDGSAFSWSNATEAANPYQNRDPRFYADILFNGASFQGRAAQFWLGGLDSKLSSLSPWNASKTGYTILKMVDSTYNFNVEPYSAAQWIVFRLSEIYLNYAEAEAELGQTATALTYLNKIRERAGMPDVASGGGSDLIQKIQQERRIELCFEGHRFFDLRRWGMADQGAGDALGIIITPTNAQNTTFSYRVDTVQTRVWLPSFYYYPIPRSEIQANPNLTQNTGYN from the coding sequence ATGAAAAAGTCATTTGGAATTATACTAATAATAACAACCCTGTGTGCCTGTAAAAAGGTCCTGGATATACAACCGACCAGTTCCTTTACGACAGATGCCGTCTGGACGAGCCCGGCGCTGGTCCAGGTGTTTGTGAACGAAATTTATGCGGAGTCTGTTTTTGCCTTCAAGGACGGCGGATTCGGCTGGGGCTCCCAGACCGATGAACTATACAGCAACTTCAACTGGTGCAACGAAAACCAGTATGTACAGGGCCAGGCGACGCCGGACAACCAGGGCAGTTCTTTCCCGCTGAACTATAGCAGAACGCTGAATTTCTGGCCGACGCTCTACAGCACCATACAGAAGTGCAATACCTATTTTCAGAACATCGGCATGCTGGACACCGTGGGCAACCAGGCCCAAATCGTGTCGATGACGGGCCAGGTACATTTTCTCCGGGCGTTGTGCTATTTCGAGCTGTTAAAACGTTTCGGCGGTGTGCCCCTGATCACCAAGGTATACACGACCAACGATACGAAGTTTACCGAAACACGGGCCACCTGGGATTCAACGGAGGCATTTATCCTGTCGGATATCAGCGCGGCCCTGCCCGGGTTGCAGCCCGCTGCGCCTTCGGGTCAGGAAGGGACCGCCACCACAGGTGCCGCGCTCGCCCTGAAGTCCAGATTGCTCCTGTATGCGGCCAGTCCTTATTTCAACACGACCAACGATATGACCAGGTGGCAGGCAGCCGCCGATGCAGCGCTGGCGGTCATTAACCTGAACCAGTATTCTCTCTACGGCAGTTCGGCTTCCTACGGCAAAATATTTACAGACTTCTTCAACCCCGAGGTGATCTTTGCCCGGGTGTACGGAGACGTCTACGAGGACCGTTATAATACGGTCTATAGAGACCTTAGCCCGAACGGCTACAACGGTTACAGCGCCTACAATGTGCTGGAGCAAATGGTGGAAGCATTCCAGATGAACGATGGCTCTGCATTTAGCTGGAGCAATGCCACGGAGGCGGCGAACCCCTACCAGAACCGCGATCCCCGTTTTTATGCCGATATCCTTTTCAACGGCGCTTCGTTCCAGGGACGGGCTGCCCAGTTCTGGCTGGGTGGGCTGGACTCGAAACTCAGCTCCCTCTCCCCCTGGAATGCCTCCAAAACGGGATATACGATCCTGAAGATGGTCGATTCCACGTATAACTTTAATGTAGAGCCCTACAGTGCGGCCCAGTGGATCGTTTTCCGGTTGTCGGAGATCTATCTCAACTATGCGGAGGCGGAAGCGGAGCTTGGACAGACGGCGACGGCGCTCACCTACCTGAATAAGATCCGGGAGCGGGCCGGTATGCCGGATGTAGCTTCCGGCGGCGGAAGCGACCTGATCCAGAAGATCCAACAGGAACGCCGGATCGAGCTTTGTTTTGAAGGACACCGTTTCTTCGACCTCCGCCGCTGGGGCATGGCCGACCAGGGCGCCGGCGACGCGCTTGGCATCATCATCACACCAACCAATGCGCAGAATACGACGTTCTCGTACCGGGTCGATACCGTGCAAACCAGGGTGTGGTTGCCGAGCTTTTATTACTACCCGATCCCGAGGTCGGAGATACAGGCCAATCCCAATCTTACACAGAACACCGGGTATAATTGA
- a CDS encoding GntR family transcriptional regulator encodes MKTVFDEIKKLEAVPSFSKHDRLVNGIINAIDEKLLMTDDLLPSLNEMIRTLRFSRDTVVKGYQELINRGLIGSTRGRGYYVTNGNTDQTLQVALLMYNMDTFEEQFYRNFRAELGPNVHLNVFFHHGNIEVFETILTQVKGKYGMYVIAPIPHPRTKALLETIPRHRFLMVDRYEPVDGEFNHITQEFALSSYMIFMELAPVIRKFDEIIFYHSADSLDPKEIVGAFKKFLKDAGIKGRVLPEFKPGTLEKGKVYFTLDNYAVFAMLKECKARKLKPGRDLGILSHNDEPAKELIGITTYSADFSLMGKKAGEFVMRREAVMETMPMVLWRRATL; translated from the coding sequence ATGAAGACGGTTTTTGACGAAATAAAGAAGCTGGAGGCGGTACCGTCGTTTTCAAAGCACGACCGCCTGGTGAACGGGATCATCAACGCGATCGATGAAAAGCTCCTGATGACCGATGACTTGCTGCCGTCACTCAACGAAATGATCCGCACGCTGCGGTTTTCCAGGGATACGGTTGTAAAGGGTTATCAGGAGCTGATCAATCGCGGTCTGATCGGTTCTACCCGCGGAAGGGGCTATTATGTAACGAACGGCAACACGGATCAGACGCTGCAGGTGGCCCTGTTGATGTATAATATGGACACCTTCGAGGAGCAGTTCTACCGGAACTTCAGGGCGGAGCTGGGGCCCAACGTACACCTGAACGTCTTTTTCCACCACGGCAATATAGAGGTCTTTGAAACCATCCTGACGCAGGTAAAGGGCAAGTATGGCATGTACGTGATTGCCCCGATCCCGCACCCCCGGACGAAAGCACTGCTGGAAACCATCCCCAGGCACCGCTTCCTGATGGTGGACAGGTATGAGCCGGTCGATGGGGAGTTCAATCATATCACCCAGGAGTTTGCGCTGTCGTCCTACATGATATTCATGGAGCTCGCGCCGGTGATCCGGAAGTTCGACGAGATCATCTTTTACCATTCGGCCGACTCGCTGGACCCCAAGGAAATCGTCGGCGCTTTCAAAAAGTTCCTGAAGGATGCCGGTATTAAGGGCCGGGTGCTCCCGGAATTCAAACCCGGTACGCTGGAAAAAGGGAAGGTCTATTTCACCCTGGATAACTATGCCGTATTTGCGATGCTGAAGGAGTGTAAAGCCAGAAAACTCAAACCGGGCCGGGACCTGGGGATACTTTCCCATAACGACGAGCCTGCCAAGGAGCTGATCGGGATCACGACTTATTCGGCGGATTTCTCCTTAATGGGAAAGAAAGCCGGGGAATTCGTGATGCGCCGCGAGGCGGTGATGGAAACGATGCCGATGGTATTATGGCGAAGAGCCACACTATAG
- a CDS encoding glucosidase family protein: MKHLLFWGLMWWGPAVFAQSPRWQLCRDKGIRWTVTPGSAHDDHIEMAGKSMAAIITYGVDKEGGLVLTQHLVFPGLRTIPNDTRGSYALRLVERVMDSLQIDGRPVVERPRVFYIKGILKMVSGTQTPLVLQRTVFPSVDKRAYVERYVLTNKGSKAMTLHLPVVNRDSVTASAGEIQGPFVLTRRTYGGGDVTLRPGSSVAFSYVVSVRRASEYSYVFSADYEQKRRVNLVDDIFGSLVLTTPNDTINRLFDFAKLRTTESIYDTKAGLMHGPGGGEYYAAIWANDQAEYASPFFPFLGNASGNEAAGNTFRLFASYMNTGYRPLPSSIVAEGDTIWAGAGDRGDQAMIGYGAARFALAYGDTMEARRLWPLISWCLEYLRRKRTSEGVIASDADELEGRFPAGKVNLSTNVLAYGGFLYASRLAASLGDGVTAARLRSEAGRLREDLGKYFGARVSGFDTYRYYDGNTVLRSWICLPLVMGIDDRASQTVRALLSPHLWTKNGILTEEGDTTFWDRATLYAFRGLFSAGATDTCYRYFAYYSRTRLLGEHVPYPVEAWPEGNQRQLSAESALYCRVITEGLFGIDPLGLGSFSITPKLPAGWSSMSLDHIAAFGADWRIAVRGREVTVYRNGVKVKNVSWDGVTPIVIN; this comes from the coding sequence ATGAAACATTTACTGTTTTGGGGACTTATGTGGTGGGGACCCGCGGTGTTTGCCCAGTCTCCAAGGTGGCAGCTTTGCCGGGACAAAGGGATCCGCTGGACGGTGACACCGGGCAGCGCCCATGACGACCATATCGAAATGGCGGGGAAAAGTATGGCAGCCATCATCACCTACGGTGTGGACAAAGAGGGCGGTTTGGTATTGACACAACACCTCGTTTTCCCGGGACTCCGGACCATCCCCAATGATACCCGCGGCAGCTATGCGCTTCGTCTTGTGGAACGGGTGATGGACTCCCTGCAGATCGACGGCCGGCCGGTCGTCGAACGCCCCCGCGTCTTCTATATTAAAGGGATACTAAAAATGGTGAGCGGCACGCAGACGCCATTGGTGTTGCAAAGAACGGTTTTCCCTTCGGTGGACAAGCGGGCATACGTAGAGCGGTATGTTCTGACCAACAAGGGAAGCAAAGCGATGACACTGCACCTCCCGGTGGTGAACAGGGACAGCGTGACGGCATCCGCCGGCGAAATACAAGGTCCGTTTGTCCTTACGCGCAGGACGTACGGCGGCGGGGATGTGACGCTGAGACCCGGATCCAGCGTGGCCTTCAGCTATGTCGTCTCCGTGCGGCGGGCATCGGAGTATTCGTATGTATTTTCAGCGGACTATGAACAAAAGCGAAGGGTTAACCTGGTCGATGACATTTTCGGGTCACTGGTATTGACAACGCCCAACGATACGATCAACCGGCTTTTTGATTTTGCAAAACTGCGGACGACCGAAAGCATTTATGATACAAAAGCGGGTTTGATGCACGGCCCGGGTGGGGGAGAGTACTACGCCGCGATCTGGGCGAACGACCAGGCAGAGTATGCCAGTCCGTTTTTCCCGTTCCTTGGCAACGCTTCCGGGAATGAAGCGGCCGGAAATACGTTCCGGCTGTTTGCCTCCTACATGAACACGGGGTACCGTCCCCTGCCCAGTTCCATCGTTGCTGAAGGAGATACCATTTGGGCGGGTGCGGGTGACCGGGGTGACCAGGCCATGATTGGGTATGGCGCGGCGCGTTTTGCCCTGGCCTATGGAGATACCATGGAGGCCAGGCGTCTTTGGCCGCTGATCTCCTGGTGTCTGGAATACCTTCGCCGGAAGCGCACTTCCGAGGGGGTGATCGCCAGCGACGCGGATGAACTGGAGGGTCGGTTTCCCGCGGGGAAAGTCAATTTATCCACCAACGTATTGGCTTACGGCGGGTTTCTGTATGCGTCGCGCCTGGCGGCCTCCCTGGGAGACGGTGTGACGGCCGCCCGCCTGCGGTCGGAAGCCGGCCGGCTTAGGGAAGACCTGGGTAAATACTTTGGCGCAAGGGTCAGCGGCTTTGATACCTATCGCTACTATGACGGAAATACGGTGCTCCGGTCCTGGATATGTCTACCGCTCGTGATGGGTATCGACGACCGGGCGTCTCAAACGGTACGGGCTTTGTTGTCTCCCCATCTCTGGACGAAAAACGGTATCCTCACCGAAGAAGGGGATACCACGTTTTGGGACCGGGCGACTTTGTACGCGTTCCGGGGGCTTTTCTCCGCAGGCGCTACGGATACCTGTTACCGTTATTTTGCATACTATTCGCGCACCCGTTTGCTTGGAGAACACGTACCTTACCCCGTGGAGGCCTGGCCGGAGGGAAACCAGCGCCAGCTCTCGGCGGAAAGCGCGTTGTACTGCCGGGTCATCACCGAGGGACTTTTTGGGATAGATCCGCTGGGGCTGGGCAGTTTTTCGATCACGCCTAAGTTGCCGGCCGGCTGGTCGTCGATGTCCCTCGATCATATCGCTGCCTTTGGCGCCGACTGGCGTATTGCGGTACGCGGCAGGGAGGTGACGGTGTACCGGAATGGAGTGAAAGTGAAAAACGTTAGTTGGGATGGGGTTACGCCCATTGTTATAAATTAA